The following DNA comes from Peromyscus leucopus breed LL Stock chromosome 2, UCI_PerLeu_2.1, whole genome shotgun sequence.
CCTAATATGCCCAAGGCCCAAGGTTCTACCCCAGCCCCAGAAGTGGGATCTAGTGCTTCATAAAGCTTCATCTAGATACAAGGGTAGGAGGATCTGATTCATCTCAGAGACTGGTACTCTAGTTCTGGAACGactcttttcctcagtttcctgCATTAGCATGAACAATCTGGAGAAAAGCATGCAGTTAGAATTTCACTTCAGGAGGAGTTAGGAGTCTCTCACTTCCTCACAGACAATGCCAGGTGACCACATGAAGCTGACCACTTTTCTACTCAAAAAGCAGTTGATGGCATAGAATTTTATCCATTTGCCAAACTCTGGATGCATCATCTCTCACTTTGGAAAAAAGCAACCAATATTTATGACAGTGATTACCAGTCCCATTACTGTCTCACAGGAGACAAGAGAAAACAGCATCAGGGCCAAAGTGTCAGGGACTCCAGTGATCCAACAGGACGCCACATCAGGGCCTGCCACTTGAGGGTGAGCGCATTGGTTTCTTCAACTTTATGCTGAGACTTAGTACAAGTCTTAAAACTTGAAACTAATACATCAAGTATTACAGTCGTGGAAAGCAATGTTTTTAGAACAGAAGAATACCATCCTCAGGTCACGGCTGATGCTTAAGCGCACACAACGTCCCAATGCAGTGGTTTAATTAAACAGGTGCTCAGTTACCTAAAGGTATGACTGGCCATTGGCATCCTTGCCGACCTTCTACCATGTGACTGAATGACTAATCAACTCGAAGAGCTACAGGGCCCTGGAGAGCTCAGACGTACTCCACCAGCTTGTACAGCTTAGCTTCAATTATGTTTAATCAGCCATTTTAGACCCTTCAAAATGATGCCTTTAAAAACAGATGTATACTGggataagaaaaaacaaaaaaacaaaaaacaaaacgaatACCCTTAGCACATTTCCCGTAGCAGGAGGgcagggaagaagaaggtggtTTTGTGTAGTTTTCGTCAGCAATTTCACCAGCAAACCTCAAAAACCCAAACCTCtatcaaataatttaaacagaagtGGCATTTTCTTCATGTGGAATGCaaaatgcacacattcacatacttacatatacataaatatatacatatatgtttccTTTACAAAGCTTCAAAGGTCGCATTACCAGCATGCAAACCTCTTCTTCCATGGAAATGCCTAATACTGACAAGGAATGTCTAAAATACTTAAAGACATATTTCCAGAAAATTGGACTTTCTTCTCTGCTTGGCTCTTAAGAGAATTTTTTCTGCCAAACTTTTACCaatgatcattaaaaaaaattttttttacaccCACATTGGTAATACACATTcaaaacatacaataaaatggCCTGCATGGAGTAAGAAAAACGAGAGAAAAAAATTACCCCACAATAAAACCTAAACCCTTGAGAGTGGAGAATAACTTTCGTCTTCTTTTCGGCCACATAATGTTGAATCACTGTTGAATCAGAAGCAGCATGTCATCGAAGATGCTTGCAAGCAGGAGGTCACGTTTCCCAGCTGCTGTCTTTAAATGCAATTTGGACTAATCTGAGTTCTAGTTCAAAACGCATCCGGACGATCCTGAGGGTTTGCAGCCAGCATTTCCTTAATCAGTTGTTTCATTCGCCCGTTCATAGACTTTTTCTTCACAGGGATGAGAAGTTCCATCTTGGGATTTTCCAGAAGTGCTTCCCCAACAGGCACGATTTCGGTCCCCTGTTTTACATAGCTCCCTAGGAGCtccttctttgtctctgtgtctatgaAGGTGATCCTCTCTAGCATCGCCCAGATGATAATTCCCAGAGCAAAAATGTCAGCTTTGGCTGTATAGTGTCCTTCCCATACTTCGGGAGCCATGTAGAAATCCGTTCCACATGCTGTCGAGAGGAAAACACTTGTTTACGCTGACAGGTTCTTCTGGGTTCTGCCCAGATGCTGAACACACTTTACTTAGACCAAAATCAGCCACTTTCAGTGTAGGTTCCAAGTCACTGGTATCCAACCTGCTTTGAGAAATCAGGATGTTATCAGGCTTCAGGTCTCGGTGGATGATCTGGTTTTTGTGCAAGAAAGCCAGAGCACTGCTGAGCTGAAGCATAAAGCTGGTGTTAGTCTTTCGATTGGGCTTCCTGGATAACAGATACTCATTCATGTCTCCTCCGTCACAAAAATCCATCACAAACCACAAATAATAGGCgcttctgggatcaaaggcaatTTCTCCTTTTAATGAAGTCTCTACAAGctgtgaagaggcagaaggaggggAAGTTGTTACAGAATTTGACTATTGGAAGGTTAAAGGGGCAGGAAATACAGCTCCGTGGCTATGAGCTTACTGCCCTCAGAGGGccggagctcaggtcctcagcacccacatcagtggcTCACACTGCCTGCAACAATAGCTCCTGGGGATTCAatacttttctggcctctgaggcacCTGCACTGACACATATATTACCCCTGCCCAAACACAATTAAAGATtaataaatcttttgtttttgtttttcgagacagggtttctctgtgtagccctggctgtcctggaacttgctctgtagaccaggctgacctcagattctgagatctgcctgcctctgcctccctagtgctgggattgaaggcgtgcgccaccacacttggctatacatcatatatatatatatatgtatgtatattttaaaaggggtggtggcgcacccctttaatcccagcactcaggagacagagaaaggcagaatctctgtgagtttgaggacaacctcagttacacagaaaaactctgtcttgaaaaaccacacacaaaaaaaaggctggagagatggctcagcagttaagagtactgactgctcttgagTATAAGCaagcacgcgcgcacacacacacacacacacacacacacacacacacacacacacacacacacgtgtcagAGGGTAACCCTGAGGATGAAAGGCAGGTTGACAGGCCTGCAGCCAagtgtctctacccactgagccatcttgctagcccaagCTTTAACTCTTTATGTATAAATAGCAGGCACATTCACTTTGTGTGTAAATTTGCTTCTTACTTTAATAAAAGGTGAAATTATATGTATACCGAAAGGAatgctttaaaatgaatttatttaggATTCATGACCAGTACATGCTTATTTGTAGGTCTGTTTTACACACCTACATACCTAGGGTCATGCACATGTTTCCCTGGGGAGAGGTCATGAGTGGAAGGATTAGGATGCTCTGCTCTGCACTGAGGTGAgtccagctccagcctccagcttTAACTGGAAACCTCAGAAATATTGTATTTCATCAGCGCTTTTagacatgcatttaaaaaatggtttccAGTACTTCAGGATGCCACCTTTGTTCCAAATGAATACAAACTAAATTTCTGAGCCAAGAAGTGACGTTTTTAAGTAGCTGTATTTTGGAAAGTGCCCAACTGGCCTACATTTTCTACACAGGTCAGTTCTACCACCTTCTAGCGCATCACTTCATGAAAAGACTAAAATATAGGACTATTGCTttcaaataatttgttttatggTGTCTTTTTAGATTGGTGGGTCGAAAAGGGGAAGATCAGAGTTGAGCTGGTAAAGAATGAGTAACTGATAAGTTTATATTTAAGTTAATTACTATTACTACTTCTGGTTATTCTGGCAAAAGCCAAGAACAGCCCTTCATTCCGTCTCCTGTGGCAAAGGTCTGCAGGAGTCTCCTTTTAGCATGGTGTGCAAAGAGAACGAGACACATGTGtactgtttctttgcttttttttttaaggtttgtttttattttatgtgcatgtatgtgtgggtgaggATGCCCTGGAATAggagttaacagacagttgtgagctgtcatgtgatgctacgaattgaacccaggtcctctggaagagcagccagtgctctaaccactgaactatctct
Coding sequences within:
- the Pdik1l gene encoding LOW QUALITY PROTEIN: serine/threonine-protein kinase PDIK1L (The sequence of the model RefSeq protein was modified relative to this genomic sequence to represent the inferred CDS: deleted 2 bases in 2 codons), whose translation is MVSSQPKYDLIREVGRGSYGVVYEAVIRKTSARVAVKKIRCHAPENVELALREFWALSSIKSQHPNVIHLEECILQKDGMVQKMSHGSNSSLYLQLVETSLKGEIAFDPRSAYYLWFVMDFCDGGDMNEYLLSRKPNRKTNTSFMLQLSSALAFLHKNQIIHRDLKPDNILISQSRLDTSDLEPTLKVADFGLSKVCSASGQNPEEPVSVNKCFLSTACGTDFYMAPEVWEGHYTAKADIFALGIIIWAMLERITFIDTETKKELLGSYVKQGTEIVPVGEALLENPKMELLIPVKKKSMNGRMKQLIKEMLAANPQDRPDAFELELRLVQIAFKDSSWET